From Anopheles darlingi chromosome 2, idAnoDarlMG_H_01, whole genome shotgun sequence, the proteins below share one genomic window:
- the LOC125952130 gene encoding rab3 GTPase-activating protein regulatory subunit, with protein sequence MSCEVKVLSVIENLPEVQEQFGLSSDENWLNSVSYSLSPAGDTLALGHGSILLVLTSRWDRQRQLNVYRTAWRGAIDDASCNITSILCTPIVGQGQSSQTMVDFSYIIVGLDSGLVLFYGETGTLVHSQIFHQEPIQALKAQSGKHINEELYVMYPSCTVILQGSQVFPLLRSLRQQINRYGAGSPKVNEAQETIACRKWSYEKGMTIVDAVVVGPQKSCTFDHLLTASLEGGFFAKYRHAAPQNSLIVATGTKPYVGFHYAKEGFTQPLLADVARAVASKIKSALPSWLGGGGGSSAQQQAAAEPQLPPSEPLICRFGLCDLQRNAFAVWLAPNYQLAAVADNLGRIILVDCQRGIALRIWKGYRDAQCGFVEVPEKLPKESSTATGGSSRKVDRRRALFLIIYAPRRSVLEVWSLRSGGPKVAAFSAAKNGQLMYNTHSQMGVTSGASKIKYSGHGCTFLDPSDNSLKEIVIPFHCALSDSKSKMAKDLHLLKRLKVCIKSGDGSEAEELDELSDMCRCFETDEIRLQCVEMLAKQRRIRPRLFAVAVEIFAEASLEGPTASSAASTTTGTMATAEMEHEEEIETRSECVLLSKSPLRIMCENYQRLVMFYLYLHGDMPTMEEEQAEQDETQIEYSREGQLSEQELTVIEQLIELLRMNNTAKENVQSTSNTAGNLGVGGSSTGGPKGVKFEENVGSGARNTSFMEYLSSFNVINDELILLREEHGASAYAGLGKIIFEALYLESDARIPRLNGFLAAAEASGLMPEDLLRIFLAYWLRLPFAYQDMAALMDDLDRFNAVLHQICLLARDKIIFDNNTICLWWQSVREYLLESPCALRGLLAALMCRNEALRHEHRRRSVEEEVTERFEEVTQEACQWTLLIDKLEDVAILGTILAEGVRCLHPRWPTLKYHKPAVSLKEILTGGKGIIGELAAKWIASTGIEPDMLVIEVPPEATETDPKPTQSVSDTKVSPEKVLLTRNDRRERNRQLALIKANLLQTSEYGPDEREDGEESKEQLDPVLYNLNILRLHFPFSLDSGQLLAQLAWEYIGAWSRNMANIACLKAGLACLHAIPRLQYSIKHGLCCMVWNAHLKIPLEATKKLVNKVGRLPKEKLCLQDIGISDALVAQFLECCLEFFEHFAGSIDHDKLEPRFEELLQEGPVPLTVLAVQQNSANMSLLRLHQELTLVLLMLTSFNVRYASKPIQQLFDGMANQAFFAEINRQLTANSALPKADQLLRKTRLEFLCRTVTATMDLIHEEMQLVYYTDHNDWMEKVERLASAWELEFGDIRKHQIIELYAHGWDTYAHELLENVIPDQTFANLLLTIAGRRLALYTKANPSTWGQIAAVGPLLTDYLDTLVSNGNYGPPLRFAGLEEETLQTAAGAEMFIEKITKLTEKAFNALSTLAVNAKGTSKELRIAGLIFDACATIKDHQPRR encoded by the exons ATGTCCTGCGAAGTGAAGGTGCTTTCCGTCATCGAAAACCTGCCTGAGGTACAGGAACAGTTTGGACTCAGTTCAG ATGAAAATTGGTTGAACTCGGTAAGCTACTCACTCTCGCCAGCCGGAGATACGTTGGCACTCGGACATGGATCGATACTGTTGGTGCTGACCTCCCGCTGGGACCGCCAGCGACAGCTGAACGTTTACAGGACGGCCTGGAGGGGAGCGATCGATGATGCTAGCTGCAACATAACGAGCATTCTATGCACGCCGATCGTTGGCCAGGGTCAGAGCTCGCAAACGATGGTGGATTTCAGTTACATCATCGTCGGTCTGGACAGTGGCTTGGTGCTGTTTTACGGAGAAACCGGTACACTCGTCCACTCGCAAATATTCCACCAGGAACCGATACAGGCGCTCAAAGCCCAGAGTGGAAAGCATATCAATGAGGAGCTGTACGTGATGTACCCCTCGTGTACCGTGATTTTGCAGGGATCGCAGGTATTTCCACTGCTACGTAGCTTACGGCAACAGATCAATCGCTACGGTGCGGGCAGTCCCAAGGTAAACGAAGCCCAGGAAACGATTGCCTGTCGCAAGTGGAGCTACGAGAAGGGCATGACGATCGTGGATGCGGTCGTTGTGGGACCGCAAAAAAGCTGCACATTCGATCACCTACTAACGGCCAGTCTGGAGGGTGGATTCTTCGCCAAGTATCGCCACGCGGCACCACAGAACTCGCTTATCGTTGCTACAGGCACTAAACCGTACGTCGGGTTCCACTATGCGAAGGAAGGCTTCACGCAACCGCTACTGGCTGACGTTGCACGAGCCGTGGCCAGCAAAATCAAATCTGCCTTACC CTCGTGgcttggtggcggtggtgggtcATCAGCACAGCAGCAAGCCGCTGCGGAACCACAACTTCCTCCTTCCGAACCACTGATCTGTCGCTTCGGGTTATGCGATCTTCAGCGAAACGCCTTCGCCGTATGGCTTGCCCCAAACTATCAGCTAGCGGCCGTTGCTGACAACTTAGGACGCATCATACTGGTCGACTGCCAGCGTGGTATCGCTCTGCGTATCTGGAAGGGCTATCGGGATGCCCAGTGTGGATTCGTGGAGGTACCGGAGAAGCTTCCGAAAGAATCCTCGACTGCAACTGGGGGATCCTCGCGTAAAGTGGACCGACGAAGAGCGCTATTCCTCATCATCTATGCTCCCCGCCGTTCCGTGCTCGAAGTGTGGTCCCTGCGATCCGGTGGGCCTAAGGTGGCCGCCTTTAGTGCGGCTAAAAATGGACAGCTGATGTACAACACCCACAGCCAGATGGGTGTGACGAGTGGTGCAAGCAAAATCAAATATTCCGGCCACGGTTGTACCTTTCTCGATCCGTCTGACAATAGCTTGAAAGAGATCGTAATACCGTTTCACTGTGCGCTGAGCGATTCCAAGTCCAAAATGGCAAAGGATTTACATCTGCTGAAACGCTTAAAAGTTTGCATCAAATCAGGGGATGGTAGCGAAGCGGAAGAGTTGGATGAGTTGAGCGATATGTGTCGTTGCTTTGAGACTGACGAGATCCGGTTGCAGTGTGTCGAGATGTTGGCCAAACAACGACGTATAAGGCCACGGTTGTTCGCTGTTGCAGTGGAAATTTTCGCTGAGGCATCACTAGAGGGACCTACGGCCTCGTCGGCAGCTAGCACAACTACTGGCACAATGGCAACGGCTGAAATGGAGCACGAGGAAGAGATCGAAACTCGCTCCGAGTGTGTATTGCTTAGTAAAAGCCCTTTACGGATTATGTGTGAGAATTATCAACGGCTAGTCATGTTCTATCTGTATCTGCACGGTGATATGCCTACGATGGAGGAAGAGCAGGCAGAGCAAGACGAAACACAGATCGAGTACAGCCGTGAAGGACAGCTATCCGAACAAGAGCTAACCGTAATAGAACAATTGATCGAGCTACTCCGGATGAATAACACCGCGAAAGAGAATGTTCAAAGCACGAGTAACACAGCGGGCAATTTGGGCGTTGGAGGCAGTAGTACAGGAGGCCCAAAGGGCGTTAAGTTTGAGGAAAATGTTGGTTCCGGTGCGCGTAATACGAGTTTTATGGAGTACCTATCGTCGTTCAACGTGATCAACGACGAGCTTATTCTGCTACGCGAAGAACATGGCGCTAGTGCATATGCTGGACTAGGAAAGATCATCTTCGAAGCGCTGTACCTAGAGAGCGACGCGCGAATTCCACGACTGAATGGATTCCTGGCGGCAGCAGAGGCAAGTGGATTGATGCCGGAAGATTTATTGCGGATTTTCCTGGCCTATTGGTTACGGCTTCCCTTCGCGTATCAGGATATGGCAGCGCTGATGGACGATCTCGATCGGTTCAATGCAGTGCTACATCAAATCTGCCTGTTGGCACGTGATAAGATAATCTTTGATAACAATACCATCTGCCTGTGGTGGCAATCGGTTCGAGAGTACCTGCTCGAATCGCCGTGTGCCTTGCGAGGTCTGCTCGCAGCCCTGATGTGCCGCAATGAAGCGCTGCGGCACGAACATCGTCGACGGAGCGTCGAGGAAGAGGTGACCGAACGGTTCGAGGAGGTAACGCAGGAAGCCTGCCAGTGGACACTGCTAATCGACAAGCTCGAGGATGTTGCAATTCTGGGAACAATTTTGGCCGAAGGTGTACGCTGTCTGCATCCGCGGTGGCCTACGCTGAAGTACCATAAACCAGCCGTTAGCTTGAAGGAGATATTGACGGGAGGAAAAGGCATTATTGGTGAGCTTGCCGCGAAGTGGATCGCTTCGACCGGTATCGAACCGGATATGCTAGTAATAGAGGTCCCACCGGAAGCAACCGAAACGGATCCAAAGCCAACACAGAGCGTGAGCGATACGAAAGTTTCTCCCGAAAAGGTGTTACTAACGAGAAACGATCGACGCGAACGGAACCGTCAGTTGGCGTTGATCAAGGCAAACCTTCTGCAAACGTCCGAGTACGGTCCGGATGAACGGGAAGATGGCGAAGAATCGAAGGAGCAGCTCGATCCGGTGCTTTACAATTTAAACATTCTACGGTTGCACTTTCCATTTAGTCTCGATTCGGGTCAATTGCTGGCACAGCTTGCCTGGGAGTACATTGGAGCGTGGAGCCGGAACATGGCCAACATAGCCTGCTTGAAGGCGGGTCTTGCGTGCCTGCATGCGATACCGCGTCTGCAGTACTCCATCAAGCACGGTCTGTGTTGCATGGTGTGGAATGCGCACCTGAAGATCCCGCTCGAAGCGACAAAAAAGCTCGTTAACAAGGTAGGCCGGTTACCGAAGGAGAAGCTGTGCCTGCAAGATATCGGTATCAGTGATGCGCTCGTGGCACAGTTTCTGGAGTGTTGTCTGGAGTTTTTCGAACACTTTGCCGGCAGTATCGATCATGATAAACTGGAGCCACGTTTTGAAGAGCTGCTACAGGAGGGACCGGTCCCTCTAACGGTGCTGGCGGTACAGCAAAACTCCGCCAATATGTCGCTGCTAAGGTTACACCAGGAGCTCACGCTGGTACTGTTGATGCTTACCTCTTTCAATGTGCGTTACGCCAGCAAACCGATCCAGCAGCTGTTCGATGGTATGGCCAATCAAGCATTTTTCGCCGAAATCAATCGACAGCTGACCGCGAACAGTGCACTGCCCAAGGCGGATCAACTGCTCAGAAAGACCCGTCTCGAATTCCTCTGCCGTACCGTTACCGCAACGATGGATTTGATACACGAGGAGATGCAGTTGGTCTACTACACGGATCACAACGATTGGATGGAGAAAGTCGAGCGACTGGCCAGTGCATGGGAACTAGAGTTTGGTGACATCCGGAAACATCAG ATAATCGAGTTATATGCTCATGGCTGGGATACGTACGCACACGAGCTGTTGGAGAACGTAATTCCGGATCAAACCTTCGCAAACCTTTTGCTCACCATTGCCGGTCGCCGGTTAGCCCTGTACACCAAAGCGAACCCCAGCACGTGGGGTCAGATTGCTGCCGTCGGACCGCTCCTTACCGATTATCTCGATACACTA GTTAGCAACGGTAACTACGGACCTCCTTTGCGGTTCGCCGGACTGGAGGAGGAAACATTGCAGACTGCGGCTGGCGCTGAGATGTTTATTGAAAAGATAACTAAACTAACGGAGAAAGCCTTCAACGCTCTCTCGACACTGGCGGTCAATGCGAAGGGAACCTCGAAGGAACTACGTATCGCTGGACTAATATTTGATGCCTGTGCCACCATTAAAGATCATCAGCCTAGGCGCTAG
- the LOC125952133 gene encoding lysosomal alpha-glucosidase-like, whose translation MFRGQERDASQMGGPGSARSEVRYDATVIPEFDKRPAFIHVLLLNKTIRLFVVLGVGSVIIPVFAYLFFFSKEIGHGSKRDIIGTCGHPTLYHVPCGRNNLSETECHQLGCCYTTLATCYHSLPSEHQLIIGDDWIPGTPAILSPLRSGTPYVEAALPEVRFDVIIPEDGSGRMSFLLSKANNISSARNQIPTKVMETRDLAVHVYSPTFFIEVKRKIDEEVIFSTARGPLIVTENFIEWTLHLGADILFGLGSAYLEPGRKHLLLNNLNTSATPIVMGYNAKLKLFNGVIFNTPGLTEVEILGSRLIIIRAQFDKNFEVQFMAGPTPAMLHQQSKAILQNQYTPPYWTYGVHVCDQSAKRNLTIVRHDLEVLLNETIMFDSHCLHNDQFWISDSMTLDKEFDFLRQLLRGAEKKFLPSLVLAISYGGNPTFIDARDHGILFRNPSNLLAYQGRLRNRTVVYVDWRTSQTSNLSTWFDSQWQKIANLAADGYTLEEVNPRDDRTSSLPGPGKLIYQPERLNDTLEELLPWNTLLSDSSELVLSRHNLLGVAMLDLIQKKIDPTIPLISGAAGMHSRVATLPSNVSATWIALRSEVDRIIGLSVAGISFTGTPICGNAPVGPANVSEELCIRWYQFGSLLPLFRVSADRTPNRFSRYGRRLMHAALRRRYELLEMLNTLILEDAAIIRPMFYHYEESANFTTELWEQFMFGEAVLVAPVLLPQMTQIAIYFPDTFYELWSGQQMPANDVLQYAVVESDLPMFLRPGFIIPLREVVEEEIILEGGSVVPMSVERSRLKPLLLIGAFTCNARRWKCSTTGHVLLLAGFQLHFGVDLDERIVVNVRANVSTPELAQQAACSEQASLNATIVRVQLYGHPNTTQPLEYAVGYDYCQEPAKQVEFANLHRKGPVDAYGNFLAK comes from the exons ATGTTTCGTGGGCAGGAGCGTGATGCATCACAGATGGGCGGTCCAGGTTCTGCCCGCTCGGAAGTACGATACGATGCGACGGTTATCCCCGAATTTGATAAAC GACCAGCCTTTATCCACGTGCTGCTACTGAACAAAACCATTCGCCTATTCGTCGTGCTTGGCGTTGGCAGTGTCATCATTCCGGTGTTTGcgtatctcttttttttctccaaggAAATTGGCCATGGCAGCAAGCGTGACATCATTGGTACCTGTGGTCACCCAACGCTGTATCACGTTCCGTGCGGTAGGAACAACCTTAGTGAGACCGAGTGCCATCAGCTGGGCTGTTGCTATACCACGCTGGCAACCTGTTATCACTCGCTACCATCGGAGCATCAGCTCATCATTGGTGACGATTGGATCCCCGGAACACCTGCAATTCTAAGCCCCTTGCGGAGCGGCACTCCATATGTGGAAGCTGCACTTCCGGAGGTACGCTTCGACGTGATCATTCCTGAGGACGGTTCCGGACGTATGAGCTTTCTGCTTTCGAAAGCGAATAACATCAGCTCCGCCAGAAACCAAATTCCTACAAAAGTTATGGAAACACGGGATCTGGCAGTGCACGTCTATAGTCCAACGTTCTTCATCGAGGTAAAGCGCAAAATCGACGAGGAAGTAATCTTTTCAACGGCACGTGGTCCACTAATTGTGACGGAAAATTTCATCGAATGGACCCTGCATCTTGGTGCGGACATACTATTTGGTCTCGGTAGTGCTTACCTAGAGCCGGGTAGGAAGCATCTGCTACTAAACAACCTAAATACTTCCGCCACACCGATAGTGATGGGATACA aTGCAAAGTTAAAGTTGTTTAATGGAGTTATATTCAACACGCCCGGACTGACGGAGGTGGAGATTCTTGGATCGCGTCTTATCATCATTCGTGCTCAGTTTGATAAAAACTTTGAGGTTCAGTTTATGGCTGGCCCAACGCCAGCCATGCTCCATCAGCAGTCGAAAGCCATCCTGCAAAACCAATACACACCGCCCTACTGGACGTACGGAGTGCACGTCTGTGATCAATCCGCGAAGCGCAACCTTACCATCGTCCGGCACGATCTTGAGGTTCTTCTGAACGAAACAATCATGTTCGATTCGCACTGCCTGCACAACGATCAGTTCTGGATTTCCGATAGTATGACGCTGGATAAGGAGTTCGACTTCTTAAGGCAGCTATTGCGTGGGGCTGAGAAAAAGTTTCTACCCTCGCTAGTGCTTGCGATAAGCTACGGTGGCAATCCAACGTTTATCGATGCCCGGGACCATGGTATTCTGTTTAGGAATCCCTCGAACCTGCTAGCCTACCAGGGACGACTACGCAATCGCACCGTTGTGTATGTGGATTGGCGAACCAGTCAAACGTCCAACCTATCCACTTGGTTCGACTCACAATGGCAGAAGATCGCGAATCTGGCGGCCGATGGTTACACCCTCGAAGAAGTCAATCCTCGTGACGATCGCACCAGTTCCTTGCCTGGTCCAGGAAAACTGATTTATCAACCGGAGCGTTTGAATGACACGTTAGAGGAACTTCTTCCCTGGAACACCCTACTATCCGATAGTTCCGAGTTGGTGCTCTCGCGGCACAACCTTCTTGGGGTTGCTATGCTCGATCTTATTCAGAAAAAGATCGATCCAACCATACCACTCATATCcggagcagcaggaatgcATAGCCGAGTAGCGACGCTACCGTCGAATGTGTCCGCTACCTGGATTGCGCTTCGTAGTGAAGTGGATCGAATCATTGGCCTTTCGGTGGCCGGCATAAGTTTCACGGGCACACCCATCTGCGGCAATGCTCCTGTGGGTCCGGCGAACGTATCGGAGGAACTGTGCATCCGATGGTATCAGTTTGGATCGTTGTTGCCGCTCTTTCGTGTATCGGCCGATCGGACTCCGAATCGTTTCAGCCGCTATGGACGCCGATTGATGCATGCCGCACTGCGACGACGCTATGAGCTTTTAGAAATGCTCAACACACTGATACTTGAAGATGCGGCCATCATTCGGCCCATGTTTTACCACTACGAAGAGTCGGCCAACTTTACGACGGAACTGTGGGAACAGTTTATGTTCGGTGAGGCTGTCCTCGTGGCACCAGTGCTCCTGCCACAGATGACACAGATTGCAATCTATTTTCCGGACACATTCTACGAGCTCTGGAGTGGGCAACAGATGCCCGCCAACGATGTACTGCAGTACGCGGTGGTAGAGTCCGATCTGCCAATGTTTCTGCGGCCCGGATTCATCATCCCCCTTCGTGAGGTAGTGGAAGAGGAAATTATCTTGGAGGGGGGATCCGTGGTGCCGATGTCCGTGGAGAGGTCACGCCTCAAACCACTGTTGTTAATTGGAGCCTTCACGTGCAATGCTCGCCGTTGGAAATGTTCTACTACCGGTCACGTCCTTTTGTTGGCCGGCTTTCAGCTTCACTTTGGCGTCGACCTGGACGAGCGCATCGTGGTCAATGTGCGTGCCAACGTGAGCACACCTGAGCTCGCTCAGCAAGCGGCCTGTTCGGAGCAGGCTTCACTCAATGCAACCATCGTCCGTGTTCAACTTTACGGACACCCCAACACCACCCAACCTCTCGAGTACGCTGTGGGCTATGATTACTGCCAGGAACCGGCAAAGCAGGTGGAATTCGCCAATCTGCACCGTAAAGGCCCGGTCGATGCTTACGGAAATTTTTTAGCCAAGTAA